In the genome of Spirochaetia bacterium, one region contains:
- a CDS encoding IclR family transcriptional regulator, whose translation MQLINRTLAILTLLSKEPDGVSVKSVSDELGISTSAVHRILSCLKEDGFAFQDNESKKYRIGFKVLTLAQNISQKNALTKIAHEYMNALSKELNKTVELCIVENGSTVCIDYIQNIDTQYFYVRTGFAIPKYATSAGKVIDAYLPTEEVINENKENSFKKIAPNTITDINTYLAELQKIRQLGYAKSNEELQVGVIGVACPIFDSMDKPIASVSFNNLKETGDIDIQMIEKLRQCANDISYSLGFREDQHAK comes from the coding sequence ATGCAGTTGATAAATAGAACACTGGCAATACTGACATTGCTGAGCAAAGAGCCCGACGGTGTATCGGTAAAAAGCGTGTCAGATGAATTAGGTATTTCCACAAGTGCCGTACATAGGATCCTTTCCTGCCTTAAGGAAGATGGATTCGCTTTTCAGGACAATGAATCAAAGAAATACAGAATCGGTTTCAAGGTCCTCACACTGGCCCAGAACATTTCCCAGAAAAATGCACTGACCAAGATAGCCCACGAATACATGAATGCCTTGTCAAAGGAACTCAACAAGACAGTCGAACTGTGTATCGTCGAAAACGGCAGCACAGTCTGTATTGATTACATCCAGAACATCGATACACAATATTTCTACGTACGTACGGGTTTTGCAATTCCGAAATATGCCACTTCAGCAGGTAAGGTAATAGACGCTTACCTGCCGACAGAAGAAGTCATCAACGAAAACAAAGAAAATTCATTCAAGAAAATAGCTCCAAACACAATCACAGACATTAATACTTACCTAGCAGAACTGCAGAAGATACGTCAGCTCGGCTATGCAAAATCCAATGAAGAACTGCAGGTAGGTGTCATCGGTGTAGCCTGCCCCATATTCGATTCCATGGATAAGCCGATTGCCAGCGTATCGTTCAACAATCTGAAGGAAACCGGAGACATCGACATACAGATGATAGAAAAACTGAGACAATGTGCCAATGACATATCATATTCGTTGGGATTCAGGGAGGACCAACATGCCAAATGA
- a CDS encoding LacI family transcriptional regulator, with amino-acid sequence MIDKKDDFTLKEISELSNVSISTVSRVLADSPNVKDSTKKKVLSVIEMHTKRSNYPQMGFIAFIIPDITNQFFPLMLKGIEGICRSKGYDLLVCNTEGNSKIEEQILKNLIKINILGIVFVGSGKPSDLLVEMVQRRLPPIVFLDRIPSINAPVQSITTNNLLAMYQATKYLLSLGHKKILYLAGPADISTAEERYSGFLKALEDSKIDLSNITKINGNYDKITASQETQNLIDQKKFDYSAICASNDVMAFGAYETLRKNNYSIPADISIIGFDDIPTSSLIGLTTVRQPFEEMGKIAMLQLLSLIQDAYPSTEQIVLSSNIVIRETCMAAVLR; translated from the coding sequence ATGATAGATAAGAAAGATGACTTTACTTTAAAAGAAATTTCAGAATTATCAAATGTCTCAATTTCTACTGTAAGTAGAGTGCTTGCAGATTCGCCAAACGTAAAAGATTCTACAAAGAAAAAAGTATTATCTGTTATCGAGATGCATACAAAACGCAGCAATTACCCCCAAATGGGTTTCATTGCTTTTATTATCCCGGATATTACAAATCAATTTTTTCCTCTCATGCTGAAAGGTATCGAAGGTATTTGCAGAAGCAAGGGATATGATTTACTGGTTTGCAATACTGAAGGTAATTCAAAAATTGAGGAACAAATCCTAAAAAATCTAATCAAAATCAATATTTTAGGTATTGTGTTTGTCGGTTCAGGCAAGCCATCCGATTTGCTTGTTGAAATGGTACAGAGACGATTGCCTCCTATTGTCTTTCTTGATCGGATACCAAGCATAAACGCCCCAGTTCAATCAATTACTACAAATAATCTCCTTGCAATGTACCAAGCAACAAAATATCTGCTTAGTCTTGGACATAAAAAAATTCTTTATCTTGCTGGACCTGCAGATATTTCAACGGCAGAAGAACGTTACAGCGGTTTTCTAAAAGCACTGGAAGATAGTAAAATTGATTTAAGCAACATAACAAAAATAAATGGAAATTATGATAAGATAACAGCCAGTCAGGAAACTCAAAATCTAATCGACCAGAAAAAATTCGATTATTCTGCCATTTGTGCATCAAATGATGTCATGGCCTTTGGTGCCTATGAGACATTAAGAAAAAACAATTATAGCATCCCTGCAGATATTTCAATAATTGGATTTGATGATATTCCTACTTCATCGCTAATTGGATTGACAACAGTTAGGCAACCGTTCGAGGAAATGGGAAAAATTGCTATGCTACAATTGTTGTCATTAATTCAAGATGCCTATCCTTCAACTGAGCAAATCGTCCTCAGTTCCAATATTGTCATCCGAGAAACCTGTATGGCAGCAGTTCTCAGATAA